One region of Leptospira terpstrae serovar Hualin str. LT 11-33 = ATCC 700639 genomic DNA includes:
- a CDS encoding SOS response-associated peptidase family protein, whose translation MKNDSNEQVLIPVKYFIEFHYDQYGKNPWKIHWKNSPIFFLGGIYSKDSENDWFSVVTQKANSKMMEIHNGGNNPGRQPIILRPENVEAWLDPRIESISDVTKLASFYENEDIIVGPENSSQPSLF comes from the coding sequence GTGAAAAATGATTCAAATGAGCAGGTGTTAATTCCGGTAAAATATTTCATCGAATTTCATTACGATCAATATGGGAAAAACCCATGGAAAATACATTGGAAGAATTCACCGATTTTTTTCCTCGGTGGAATATATAGTAAAGATAGTGAAAACGATTGGTTCTCAGTGGTAACACAAAAAGCCAATTCTAAGATGATGGAAATCCATAATGGTGGAAATAATCCAGGTAGGCAACCAATCATATTGAGGCCAGAGAATGTCGAAGCGTGGTTGGATCCGAGAATTGAATCAATTAGTGATGTTACAAAGTTAGCGTCATTTTACGAAAACGAAGATATCATAGTTGGCCCAGAGAATTCTTCTCAACCTTCATTGTTTTGA
- a CDS encoding helix-turn-helix domain-containing protein, protein MRTGLWIPVEVEALPLNSTEKYVLSEVVALDRVGECFASNAHFAELLGVRSDSISRIISKLKKLGYLKQGRFDGRRRTLIPTLTSQSDLKPNPKKAEKPDLLMQDTQRTTGINAEAAFAILHSPSYIVQKQNNVQKTWNEFLEWSKGKVTSSTWSIINNCKDPKMLKGTSSIIWNQFQGMPKV, encoded by the coding sequence ATGAGGACAGGATTATGGATACCTGTGGAAGTCGAAGCATTACCTTTGAACTCTACTGAAAAATATGTTCTTTCAGAAGTCGTTGCACTCGATAGAGTAGGCGAATGTTTCGCGTCAAACGCACATTTCGCAGAACTCCTAGGAGTAAGATCTGATTCAATTTCCAGAATAATATCCAAGCTGAAAAAGCTAGGATATCTAAAACAGGGACGATTTGATGGCAGACGACGGACGCTAATACCAACACTCACAAGTCAATCAGACCTTAAACCGAATCCCAAAAAGGCAGAAAAACCAGACCTGCTAATGCAGGATACGCAAAGGACAACCGGAATAAATGCCGAAGCTGCTTTTGCAATTTTGCATTCCCCTTCTTATATAGTACAAAAACAAAACAATGTACAAAAGACTTGGAATGAATTTTTAGAATGGAGTAAAGGAAAGGTAACATCTTCAACTTGGTCGATAATTAATAATTGCAAAGACCCAAAAATGTTAAAAGGGACAAGTTCGATAATTTGGAACCAATTCCAAGGAATGCCTAAAGTATGA